A genomic region of Rhipicephalus sanguineus isolate Rsan-2018 chromosome 3, BIME_Rsan_1.4, whole genome shotgun sequence contains the following coding sequences:
- the LOC119387997 gene encoding eukaryotic translation initiation factor 1, translated as MSAGIQNLKTFDPFADAIRGDEQGVQDGLIHVRIQQRNGRKTLTTVQGISDDYDKKKIVRACKKEFACNGTVVEHPEYGEVMQLQGDQRNNICQFLTRIGIAKPEQLKVHGF; from the exons ATGTCTGCCGGCATTCAGAACCTCAAAACTTTTG ACCCCTTTGCTGATGCCATCAGGGGTGATGAGCAAGGTGTCCAGGACGGTCTAATCCACGTTCGTATTCAGCAGCGCAACGGTCGAAAGACCCTCACGACAGTGCAGGGCATATCGGACGACTATGACAAGAAGAAAATCGTGAGGGCCTGCAAAAAG GAGTTTGCCTGCAATGGCACAGTGGTGGAGCACCCAGAGTATGGCGAAGTCATGCAGCTGCAGGGAGACCAGCGCAACAACATCTGCCAGTTCCTGACGCGCATTGGCATTGCCAAGCCCGAGCAGCTCAAGGTCCACGGCTTCTGA